A single Lolium perenne isolate Kyuss_39 chromosome 6, Kyuss_2.0, whole genome shotgun sequence DNA region contains:
- the LOC127305463 gene encoding stromal processing peptidase, chloroplastic isoform X2, with protein sequence MASVAPAAPPRLAPGLSLSAAAVHHSSHFRPRRRPSLALRPSAIAIAAPLRCSYRRAVSPRLRKRAQGLGEERDGCLSCFPRTRRRGRPGLASFAPCALPHASGLSLHGRWGRPKTRHSHILRAAGPDEPHVASPTWSEAALDKPYLDEAIGSEELEAVLDTPLPSHPKLIRGQLKNGLRYLILPNKVPADRFEAHMEVHVGSIDEEEDEQGIAHMIEHVAFLGSKKREKLLGTGARSNAYTDFHHTVFHIHSPTKTKEYGEALLPSVLDALNEIAFHPKFSSSRVEKERRAILSELQMMNTIEYRVDCQLLQHLHSENKLSNRFPIGLEEQILKWDPDKIRKFHERWYYPANATLYLVGEIDDIPRAVREIEAVFEHTLTGNEAAPMSTAGPFGAISSLFAPKLPGSLAASLSGDRSPATDKIKPVKRERQAVRPPVEHKWSLPDVHQDAKPPVIFQHELIQSFSINMFCKIPVNQVQTYKDLRSVLMKRIFLSALHFRINTRYKSSNPPFTSVELDHSDSGREGCTVTTLTVTAEPQNWRSAIKVAVHEVRRLKEFGVTMGEMTRYMDALIKDSEQLAMMIDSVPSVDNLDFIMESDALGHTVMDQLQGHESLLAVAETVTLEEVNTVGAEVLEFISDFGKPNAPLPAAIVACVPRKVHIDGVGESDFEIHPEEITESMKAGLEEPIYPEPELEVPKELITQSELEDLKLQHQPSFAPFGKEQDVVKVFDSETGITQRRLSNGISVNYKITQNEARVGVMRLIVGGGRATEDSESKGSVIVGVRTLSEGGCVGNFSREQVELFCVNNLINCSLESNEEFIFMEFRFALRDNGMRAAFQLLHMVLEHNVWLEDAFDRAAQLYLSYYRSIPKSLERATAHKLMVAMLNHDERFVEPSPHSLQKLTLQSVKEAVMNQFVGSNMEVSVVGDFTEEEVESCVLDYLGTVRAANSSNTKEHIEKISFLPFPSDLHSQQVYIKDTDERACAYIAGPAPNRWGFATEGKDLFNVIRSSSANEISEPANSDLMEKTHINVRNHPLFFGITLSLLAEIINSRLFTTVRDSMGLTYDVSFELNLFDKLELGWYVIAVTSTPSKVHKAVDACKGVLRGLHSNKIVERELDRAKRTLLMKHEAETKTNAYWLGLLAHLQSSSVPRKDISCIKEMTTLYESATIEDLYLAYEHLKVDDSSLFSCIGIAGAESGEDMNDDEPNMGVPGMVPIGGRGLSTMTRPTT encoded by the exons ATGGCCTCCGTCGCGCCGGCGGCGCCCCCGCGCCTCGCCCCAGGCCTCTCCctgtccgccgccgccgtccaccACTCCTCCCacttccgcccgcgccgccgcccgtcCCTCGCCCTCCGCCCCTCCGCCATCGCCATCGCCGCGCCCCTCCGATGCTCCTACCGCCGCGCCGTCTCGCCCCG GTTGAGGAAGCGGGCGCAAGGGCTCGGCGAGGAGAGGGACGGGTGCCTCTCGTGCTTCCCCAGGACCCGGAGGCGCGGGCGCCCGGGCCTCGCCAGCTTCGCGCCCTGCGCGCTCCCGCACGCCTCGGGCTTATCGCTTCACGGCCGCTGGGGCAGGCCCAAG ACCAGGCATAGTCACATACTGCGTGCTGCTGGACCTGACGAGCCACATGTTGCAAGCCCAACATGGTCCGAGGCAGCTCTTGATAAGCCTTATCTTGATGAAGCCATCGGAAGTGAGGAGCTTGAAGCTGTCCTGGACACTCCTCTTCCTTCCCATCCAAAGCTAATCCGGGGCCAGTTGAAGAATGGCCTCAGATATCTTATTTTGCCAAACAAAGTTCCAGCTGATAG GTTTGAGGCTCACATGGAAGTTCATGTTGGATCAATTGACGAGGAAGAGGATGAGCAGGGAATTGCACATATGATTGAGCATGTTGCATTCCTTGGGAGTAAAAAGCGCGAGAAACTCTTGGGGacaggtgcaaggtctaatgcatATACAGACTTCCACCATACAGTCTTCCATATCCATTCTCCAACTAAAACAAAG GAATACGGTGAAGCCTTGCTCCCTTCTGTGCTGGATGCTTTGAATGAG ATAGCTTTTCATCCAAAGTTTTCTTCATCTCGTGTCGAGAAAGAGAGAAGAGCAATTCTGTCAGAGCTCCAGATGATGAACACAATCGAGTACCGTGTTGATTGTCAG TTGTTGCAACATTTACACTCGGAAAACAAATTGAGCAACAGATTTCCAATTGGACTTGAGGAGCAAATACTTAAATGGGATCCTGATAAGATCCGCAAATTCCATGAGAGATGGTATTACCCTGCGAATGCCACTTTATACCTGGTAGGAGAAATTGATGATATTCCCAGAGCAGTGCGGGAGATAGAG GCTGTGTTTGAACATACACTTACTGGAAACGAAGCAGCCCCTATGTCGACTGCAGGTCCGTTTGGGGCCATATCAAGCCTGTTTGCCCCAAAGCTGCCAGGTAGCTTGGCTGCAAGCCTAAGTGGTGACAGATCACCTGCCACAGATAAAATAAAACCTGTAAAAAGGGAAAGACAGGCAGTTAGACCTCCCGTAGAGCATAAATGGTCTCTTCCTGATGTTCATCAAGATGCTAAGCCTCCAGTGATTTTTCAACATGAGTTAATTCAGAGTTTCTCTATCAACATGTtttgtaag ATACCCGTCAACCAAGTTCAGACATACAAAGACCTGCGCAGTGTCCTGATGAAACGGATATTTTTATCTGCTCTGCATTTTCGAATCAATACAAGATACAAG AGCTCAAATCCTCCCTTTACATCAGTTGAGCTGGATCACAGCGACTCCGGAAGGGAAGGGTGCACGGTGACTACTCTAACAGTGACAGCTGAACCCCAAAATTGGAGGAGTGCTATCAAAGTTGCTGTTCATGAG GTTCGAAGACTCAAAGAGTTTGGTGTCACAATGGGAGAAATGACCCGTTATATGGATGCACTAATAAAAGATAGTGAGCAGCTCGCTATGATGATTGATAGTGTTCCCTCGGTTGACAACTTGGACTTCATTATGGAGAGTGATGCACTTGGCCATACTGTCATGGATCAGTTGCAGGGACATGAAAGTTTGCTTGCAGTTGCAGAAACTGTCACGCTTGAAGAG GTTAACACTGTTGGCGCAGAAGTACTTGAATTTATTTCCGACTTTGGAAAACCCAATGCACCACTTCCTGCTGCTATTGTGGCCTGTGTACCAAGAAAGGTCCATATTGATGGAGTAGGCGAAAGTGATTTTGAGATACATCCAGAAGAGATAACTGAGTCCATGAAGGCGGGTCTTGAAGAACCCATTTACCCGGAGCCTGAG CTTGAGGTGCCAAAGGAATTGATTACTCAATCAGAACTTGAAGACTTGAAATTGCAACACCAACCATCATTTGCCCCTTTCGGTAAAGAGCAGGACGTGGTGAAAGTATTTGACAGTGAAACTGGTATAACACAGCGCCGCCTTTCCAATGGAATTTCTGTCAACTACAAG ATCACACAAAATGAGGCAAGGGTTGGTGTTATGCGCCTGATAGTAGGTGGTGGGAGAGCCAccgaagattctgagtcaaagggATCTGTTATTGTTGGTGTACGTACTTTGAGTGAAGGTGGCTGTGTTGGTAACTTCTCAAGGGAACAG GTTGAACTTTTCTGTGTGAACAATCTCATAAATTGCTCGCTGGAATCCAACGAGGAGTTCATCTTTATGGAATTTAGGTTTGCCTTAAGAGATAATGGCATGCGTGCTGCTTTCCAACTCCTGCATATGGTCCTCGAG CATAATGTGTGGCTAGAAGATGCGTTTGATAGAGCAGCTCAGTTATATTTGTCTTACTACCGCTCTATCCCCAAAAGTTTGGAGCGTGCCACGGCTCACAAGCTTATGGTAGCCATGTTGAACCATGATGAAAGGTTTGTAGAGCCATCTCCACATTCATTGCAAAAGCTGACTCTTCAGTCAGTTAAAGAAGCCGTCATGAACCAATTCGTGGGTAGCAACATGGAG GTCAGCGTAGTTGGTGATTTCACAGAAGAAGAGGTAGAATCTTGTGTTCTCGATTATCTCGGGACTGTGAGGGCCGCAAATTCTTCAAACACCAAGGAACATATTGAGAAGATCTCATTCTTGCCGTTTCCATCGGATCTGCATTCCCAGCAA GTATACATAAAGGATACAGATGAGAGAGCTTGTGCGTACATTGCTGGCCCGGCACCTAATCGATGGGGGTTTGCTACTGAAGGAAAGGACCTCTTTAATGTAATTCGAAGTTCTAGCGCAAATG AAATCTCTGAACCAGCAAACTCTGATCTAATGGAGAAGACACATATTAATGTTCGCAACCATCCTCTTTTCTTTGGTATCACTTTGAGTTTGCTGGCTGAAATTATTAATTCCAG GCTATTCACAACAGTACGAGATTCCATGGGATTAACCTATGATGTTTCTTTTGAATTAAATCTTTTTGACAAACTGGAGCTGGGTTGGTATGTGATCGCGGTAACTTCAACCCCGAGCAAG GTCCATAAAGCTGTGGATGCATGCAAAGGTGTTCTCAGAGGTTTACATAGTAACAAAATTGTTGAAAGAGAGCTGGACCGG GCAAAGAGAACATTGCTGATGAAACACGAGGCTGAGACAAAGACAAATGCTTATTGGCTTGGTCTGCTAGCCCATCTGCAGTCCTCTTCCGTGCCTAGGAAG GATATATCCTGTATTAAGGAAATGACGACCCTATATGAAAGTGCCACAATTGAGGACTTGTATCTCGCATATGAGCACTTGAAAGTTGATGATTCATCTTTATTTTCCTGCATCGGGATCGCTGGTGCCGAGTCTGGTGAAGACATGAATG ATGATGAGCCTAATATGGGGGTTCCTGGTATGGTTCCCATTGGCGGCCGGGGTCTATCAACCATGACCAGACCAACCACATGA
- the LOC127305463 gene encoding stromal processing peptidase, chloroplastic isoform X1 encodes MASVAPAAPPRLAPGLSLSAAAVHHSSHFRPRRRPSLALRPSAIAIAAPLRCSYRRAVSPRLRKRAQGLGEERDGCLSCFPRTRRRGRPGLASFAPCALPHASGLSLHGRWGRPKTRHSHILRAAGPDEPHVASPTWSEAALDKPYLDEAIGSEELEAVLDTPLPSHPKLIRGQLKNGLRYLILPNKVPADRFEAHMEVHVGSIDEEEDEQGIAHMIEHVAFLGSKKREKLLGTGARSNAYTDFHHTVFHIHSPTKTKEYGEALLPSVLDALNEIAFHPKFSSSRVEKERRAILSELQMMNTIEYRVDCQLLQHLHSENKLSNRFPIGLEEQILKWDPDKIRKFHERWYYPANATLYLVGEIDDIPRAVREIEAVFEHTLTGNEAAPMSTAGPFGAISSLFAPKLPGSLAASLSGDRSPATDKIKPVKRERQAVRPPVEHKWSLPDVHQDAKPPVIFQHELIQSFSINMFCKIPVNQVQTYKDLRSVLMKRIFLSALHFRINTRYKSSNPPFTSVELDHSDSGREGCTVTTLTVTAEPQNWRSAIKVAVHEVRRLKEFGVTMGEMTRYMDALIKDSEQLAMMIDSVPSVDNLDFIMESDALGHTVMDQLQGHESLLAVAETVTLEEVNTVGAEVLEFISDFGKPNAPLPAAIVACVPRKVHIDGVGESDFEIHPEEITESMKAGLEEPIYPEPELEVPKELITQSELEDLKLQHQPSFAPFGKEQDVVKVFDSETGITQRRLSNGISVNYKITQNEARVGVMRLIVGGGRATEDSESKGSVIVGVRTLSEGGCVGNFSREQVELFCVNNLINCSLESNEEFIFMEFRFALRDNGMRAAFQLLHMVLEHNVWLEDAFDRAAQLYLSYYRSIPKSLERATAHKLMVAMLNHDERFVEPSPHSLQKLTLQSVKEAVMNQFVGSNMEVSVVGDFTEEEVESCVLDYLGTVRAANSSNTKEHIEKISFLPFPSDLHSQQVYIKDTDERACAYIAGPAPNRWGFATEGKDLFNVIRSSSANAEISEPANSDLMEKTHINVRNHPLFFGITLSLLAEIINSRLFTTVRDSMGLTYDVSFELNLFDKLELGWYVIAVTSTPSKVHKAVDACKGVLRGLHSNKIVERELDRAKRTLLMKHEAETKTNAYWLGLLAHLQSSSVPRKDISCIKEMTTLYESATIEDLYLAYEHLKVDDSSLFSCIGIAGAESGEDMNDDEPNMGVPGMVPIGGRGLSTMTRPTT; translated from the exons ATGGCCTCCGTCGCGCCGGCGGCGCCCCCGCGCCTCGCCCCAGGCCTCTCCctgtccgccgccgccgtccaccACTCCTCCCacttccgcccgcgccgccgcccgtcCCTCGCCCTCCGCCCCTCCGCCATCGCCATCGCCGCGCCCCTCCGATGCTCCTACCGCCGCGCCGTCTCGCCCCG GTTGAGGAAGCGGGCGCAAGGGCTCGGCGAGGAGAGGGACGGGTGCCTCTCGTGCTTCCCCAGGACCCGGAGGCGCGGGCGCCCGGGCCTCGCCAGCTTCGCGCCCTGCGCGCTCCCGCACGCCTCGGGCTTATCGCTTCACGGCCGCTGGGGCAGGCCCAAG ACCAGGCATAGTCACATACTGCGTGCTGCTGGACCTGACGAGCCACATGTTGCAAGCCCAACATGGTCCGAGGCAGCTCTTGATAAGCCTTATCTTGATGAAGCCATCGGAAGTGAGGAGCTTGAAGCTGTCCTGGACACTCCTCTTCCTTCCCATCCAAAGCTAATCCGGGGCCAGTTGAAGAATGGCCTCAGATATCTTATTTTGCCAAACAAAGTTCCAGCTGATAG GTTTGAGGCTCACATGGAAGTTCATGTTGGATCAATTGACGAGGAAGAGGATGAGCAGGGAATTGCACATATGATTGAGCATGTTGCATTCCTTGGGAGTAAAAAGCGCGAGAAACTCTTGGGGacaggtgcaaggtctaatgcatATACAGACTTCCACCATACAGTCTTCCATATCCATTCTCCAACTAAAACAAAG GAATACGGTGAAGCCTTGCTCCCTTCTGTGCTGGATGCTTTGAATGAG ATAGCTTTTCATCCAAAGTTTTCTTCATCTCGTGTCGAGAAAGAGAGAAGAGCAATTCTGTCAGAGCTCCAGATGATGAACACAATCGAGTACCGTGTTGATTGTCAG TTGTTGCAACATTTACACTCGGAAAACAAATTGAGCAACAGATTTCCAATTGGACTTGAGGAGCAAATACTTAAATGGGATCCTGATAAGATCCGCAAATTCCATGAGAGATGGTATTACCCTGCGAATGCCACTTTATACCTGGTAGGAGAAATTGATGATATTCCCAGAGCAGTGCGGGAGATAGAG GCTGTGTTTGAACATACACTTACTGGAAACGAAGCAGCCCCTATGTCGACTGCAGGTCCGTTTGGGGCCATATCAAGCCTGTTTGCCCCAAAGCTGCCAGGTAGCTTGGCTGCAAGCCTAAGTGGTGACAGATCACCTGCCACAGATAAAATAAAACCTGTAAAAAGGGAAAGACAGGCAGTTAGACCTCCCGTAGAGCATAAATGGTCTCTTCCTGATGTTCATCAAGATGCTAAGCCTCCAGTGATTTTTCAACATGAGTTAATTCAGAGTTTCTCTATCAACATGTtttgtaag ATACCCGTCAACCAAGTTCAGACATACAAAGACCTGCGCAGTGTCCTGATGAAACGGATATTTTTATCTGCTCTGCATTTTCGAATCAATACAAGATACAAG AGCTCAAATCCTCCCTTTACATCAGTTGAGCTGGATCACAGCGACTCCGGAAGGGAAGGGTGCACGGTGACTACTCTAACAGTGACAGCTGAACCCCAAAATTGGAGGAGTGCTATCAAAGTTGCTGTTCATGAG GTTCGAAGACTCAAAGAGTTTGGTGTCACAATGGGAGAAATGACCCGTTATATGGATGCACTAATAAAAGATAGTGAGCAGCTCGCTATGATGATTGATAGTGTTCCCTCGGTTGACAACTTGGACTTCATTATGGAGAGTGATGCACTTGGCCATACTGTCATGGATCAGTTGCAGGGACATGAAAGTTTGCTTGCAGTTGCAGAAACTGTCACGCTTGAAGAG GTTAACACTGTTGGCGCAGAAGTACTTGAATTTATTTCCGACTTTGGAAAACCCAATGCACCACTTCCTGCTGCTATTGTGGCCTGTGTACCAAGAAAGGTCCATATTGATGGAGTAGGCGAAAGTGATTTTGAGATACATCCAGAAGAGATAACTGAGTCCATGAAGGCGGGTCTTGAAGAACCCATTTACCCGGAGCCTGAG CTTGAGGTGCCAAAGGAATTGATTACTCAATCAGAACTTGAAGACTTGAAATTGCAACACCAACCATCATTTGCCCCTTTCGGTAAAGAGCAGGACGTGGTGAAAGTATTTGACAGTGAAACTGGTATAACACAGCGCCGCCTTTCCAATGGAATTTCTGTCAACTACAAG ATCACACAAAATGAGGCAAGGGTTGGTGTTATGCGCCTGATAGTAGGTGGTGGGAGAGCCAccgaagattctgagtcaaagggATCTGTTATTGTTGGTGTACGTACTTTGAGTGAAGGTGGCTGTGTTGGTAACTTCTCAAGGGAACAG GTTGAACTTTTCTGTGTGAACAATCTCATAAATTGCTCGCTGGAATCCAACGAGGAGTTCATCTTTATGGAATTTAGGTTTGCCTTAAGAGATAATGGCATGCGTGCTGCTTTCCAACTCCTGCATATGGTCCTCGAG CATAATGTGTGGCTAGAAGATGCGTTTGATAGAGCAGCTCAGTTATATTTGTCTTACTACCGCTCTATCCCCAAAAGTTTGGAGCGTGCCACGGCTCACAAGCTTATGGTAGCCATGTTGAACCATGATGAAAGGTTTGTAGAGCCATCTCCACATTCATTGCAAAAGCTGACTCTTCAGTCAGTTAAAGAAGCCGTCATGAACCAATTCGTGGGTAGCAACATGGAG GTCAGCGTAGTTGGTGATTTCACAGAAGAAGAGGTAGAATCTTGTGTTCTCGATTATCTCGGGACTGTGAGGGCCGCAAATTCTTCAAACACCAAGGAACATATTGAGAAGATCTCATTCTTGCCGTTTCCATCGGATCTGCATTCCCAGCAA GTATACATAAAGGATACAGATGAGAGAGCTTGTGCGTACATTGCTGGCCCGGCACCTAATCGATGGGGGTTTGCTACTGAAGGAAAGGACCTCTTTAATGTAATTCGAAGTTCTAGCGCAAATG CAGAAATCTCTGAACCAGCAAACTCTGATCTAATGGAGAAGACACATATTAATGTTCGCAACCATCCTCTTTTCTTTGGTATCACTTTGAGTTTGCTGGCTGAAATTATTAATTCCAG GCTATTCACAACAGTACGAGATTCCATGGGATTAACCTATGATGTTTCTTTTGAATTAAATCTTTTTGACAAACTGGAGCTGGGTTGGTATGTGATCGCGGTAACTTCAACCCCGAGCAAG GTCCATAAAGCTGTGGATGCATGCAAAGGTGTTCTCAGAGGTTTACATAGTAACAAAATTGTTGAAAGAGAGCTGGACCGG GCAAAGAGAACATTGCTGATGAAACACGAGGCTGAGACAAAGACAAATGCTTATTGGCTTGGTCTGCTAGCCCATCTGCAGTCCTCTTCCGTGCCTAGGAAG GATATATCCTGTATTAAGGAAATGACGACCCTATATGAAAGTGCCACAATTGAGGACTTGTATCTCGCATATGAGCACTTGAAAGTTGATGATTCATCTTTATTTTCCTGCATCGGGATCGCTGGTGCCGAGTCTGGTGAAGACATGAATG ATGATGAGCCTAATATGGGGGTTCCTGGTATGGTTCCCATTGGCGGCCGGGGTCTATCAACCATGACCAGACCAACCACATGA
- the LOC127305466 gene encoding uncharacterized protein: protein MVEGGTRVSFDQTVAGPRPAATPWSGAESGPATTQSRTGCRKPARMTNMTLYARGGTMGKPNRHIQLRKNYPFARLHRFTRKIIVELIISPSSVILPYRLISYAIPSSHTACVARSTKSACG, encoded by the exons ATGGTAGAGGGTGGTACAAGGGTCTCCTTCGACCAAACCGTGGCAGGTCCAAG ACCGGCTGCCACACCCTGGAGTGGTGCTGAATCAGGACCTGCCACCACTCAATCTCGGACCGGCTGCCGCAAACCTGCAAGGATGACGAACATGACCCTTTATG CACGAGGCGGCACCATGGGGAAACCGAATAGACATATCCAGCTGAGGAAAAACTACCCATTTGCCAGGCTTCACCGGTTTACAAG GAAGATTATAGTTGAGCTCATCATCAGCCCTTCCAGTGTCATTCTGCCGTATAGGCTGATCAGTTATGCTATTCCCAGTAGCCACACTGCATGCGTAGCTAGATCTACTAAGAGTGCTTGTGGTTGA